The nucleotide window ATTCATTTTTTGCTTAAGTTGGCTGAAGATCTTAAAAAAGCCAAATATGCCGGAACAGAACAAAAAAGACTAAAGAGAAAAAATATTGCATTGATTTTTGAAAAAACATCCACCCGAACTCGATGTGCGTTTGAAACCGCTGCATATGATCAGGGCGCTCATGTGACCTATCTTGGGCCGACCGGTTCTCAGATGGGTCATAAAGAATCGATGAGGGATACGGCAAGGGTGTTGGGCAGAATGTACCATGGTATTGAATACCGTGGCTTTGCCCAGAATAAAATCGAAGAACTGGCGCAATACTCGGGTGTGCCTGTGTGGAATGGTCTGACCAATGAATTTCATCCCACCCAGGTTCTGGCCGATTTACTTACCATCATAGAGCATACTGATAAGACGTTAAATGAGGTTTCATTCGCCTATCTGGGTGATGCCAGAAATAACATGGGGAATTCATTGATGATCGGGGCTGCAAAAATGGGAATCGATTTTCGTTCCATTTCTCCGGAAAAACTCAAGACAGAGATGAGTATAGTAAAACAAGCAAAGAAGATTTCAACAGTAACCGGTGCAAAAATACGGATCACCGATGATGTGGAAAAAGGAGTAAAAGGTTGTGATTTTATCTGCACGGATGTCTGGGTATCCATGGGAGAACCGGAAAATGCCTGGGTGCAGAGAATCGAATTATTAAAGCCATACCAGGTGAGCCAATCGGTTATGGAAATGACCGGAAATAATGATGTAAAGTTTTTGCACTGCCTGCCGGCATTTCACAACCGTGAGACCTTGATCGGTGAAAAGATTTATCAAAAATTCGGGTTGGAAGCGATGGAAGTCACCGACGATGTGTTTGAGTCTAAAGCGTCTCTCGTTTTTGATGAGGCTGAAAACAGGATCCATACAGCTAAGGCGGTTATGGTAGCTACGCTGGGATCTTAAAAAGCACAAAATATTAACATAAGAAACTAAATGAATGCGAGGTAATATATGGTAGAGAATGTCATAATTATGGGAGCTGCCGGGCGGGATTTTCATAACTTCAACGTCTATTTCAGGGATAATAAACGATACAAGGTCATTTGCTTTACAGCCACGCAGATTCCAAATATCGATGACAGGCGATATCCAGCTGAACTGGCAGGTGAATTATACCCAAAAGGTATCCCGATATATTCTGATGAAAAACTGGCTGATTTGATAAGGGAAAATAAAGTGGATCTGGTTGCCTTTTCTTATAGTGATGTCAAGCACATCGAGGTCATGCACAAGGCTTCCATCGTTACTGCAGCAGGCGCAGATTTTTTAATTATTGGTGCGGCATATACCATGCTTAAATCAAAAAAGACGGTCATATCCGTATGCGCCATCCGTACCGGATGTGGAAAATCTCAAACCAGTCGTAAGGTCGTGAAGATTCTTCAGAAGATGGGAAAGAAGGTTGTTTCCATCCGCCATCCAATGCCTTATGGGGATCTAACCAAGCAGATTGTACAACGTTTTGCAACTTATGAAGATTTTGAAAAACATAAATGCACCATTGAAGAAAGAGAAGAATACGAACCGGTTGTTGGAATGGGGGCAGTCATTTATGCCGGTATCGACTACGGAAAAATTCTTAAACAAGCAGAACAGGAAGCAGATGTTATCGTCTGGGACGGCGGAAATAATGACACACCGTTTTATAAACCGGATATAAGCATCGTTGTGTTTGATCCACACCGGGCCGGACATGAAACCACTTACCACCCGGGGGAAACAAACATGCTGATGGCGGATATTGCCATTATCAACAAGGTGGATAGTGCAAAGATTGAAAATGTGGAGAAGGTGAAACAAACCATAAAAACAAATAATCCCCGTGCCAGAATTATTTTGGCCGATTCAAAAGTCATTGCCGAAGATGCGGATATGATAACAGGTAAACGAGTACTGGTTGTTGAAGACGGTCCTACCTTAACTCACGGGGAGATGAGTTATGGTGCCGGCGTTATTGCTGCCAGACGGTTTGGGGCGGCAGAACTGGTTGACCCGCGCCCCTACCTGTCAAGCACAATTAAGGAAACTTTCGAGAAATACCCGAATATCGGACCGTTATTACCGGCAATGGGGTATAGCCCCCAACAGATGAAGGACCTGGAAACCACCATTAACAACACCGAATGTGATCTTGTTTTGTCAGCGACCCCAATAGATTTGCTCAAGCTTCTTTCCATTGAAAAACCGACGATGCGGATTCGTTACGAGTATAAGGATAACAGCAATCCTACTTTAGAGGATTTATTAAAAGAGCTCATGGTTTTAAAAAATGAATAAGCAAAGTCCCAACAAACCGATTCTCCTGGTGGCCCTGGGAGGTAACGCCTTGATTCAAAAGGGACAGGAAGGAACAATTGAACAGCAGTTTGCAAACTTAAAAGTTCCTATTCGCCAGATTGCAAAACTTTCAACAGATTATAAAATCATCATTACACACGGTAACGGGCCTCAGGTTGGAAACCTGATGCTCCAGCAGGATTACTGCGATGCTGTGCCGAAACTTCCTCTGGAAATTCTGGTTGCGCAGACCGAAGGCCAAATCGGATATATGATAGAATCGACCCTGGACGAAGAGTTGATGAAACTGGGAATTGATTTCAAGCCTCTGGTAAGCCTAATTACCTATGTGGTTGTCGATAAAAATGATCCTGCATTTAAAAAGCCGACAAAACCTATCGGCCCGGGCTTAAGTAAGAAGGAGGCTGCCAGGATCCAATATCCAGTGACCAAAACATCTAAAGGGTATAGACGCGTGGTGGCTTCGCCCAGACCGATTACCATTATTGAAAAGCGGGAAATACAAAAACTGATTGATATGGATTTTATAGTCATTTGTTGTGGCGGAGGTGGGATTCCGGTTATACGAAAAGGGAGGGCCTTTAACGGTGTTGATGCGGTTATTGATAAAGATCTGGCGAGCGCCCGTCTTGCCGAGGAAGTGGGTGCGGACATTTTTCTAATGGCAACCGATGTGGAAGGCGCTATGCTTAACTTTGGCTGCAAAAACCAGAAGATGCTTCGTCTCATGTCAGTGAAAGAAACAATCCGTTATACTAAAGAAGGCCATTTCCCGGACGGTTCAATGCTGCCCAAAGTTGAGGCAGCCATGCAGTTTGTTGCCAACCAGAAAAAAAAAGCGGTGATTACCTCAATTAAAAAAATAGAAGCGTCCGTCAATGGCAAGGCCGGCACTGAATTTATTCTTTAAAAAGTGAGGATCGTCTGCAAAAGAGCGGGTAGGATTTTGATGAATCCCTGAATCCTTGAACGCTTTCCATCAGCTAATCTGAAGGGGAACCAACAGCGATCGCATTTTGAAATAGCCCAAAATGCATGCTTGTCACTAATAGCAGCAGGTAAAATATATGATAAATAAAAATATGCGTTACAAACTATATGAGTTTGTGGCGGAAGATTTGGGGTTGAAGATCATAAAAGGTGACTACAAGCCGGGTGATACCCTTCCGAATGAAGAGCTGTTGAGCAGAGAATTTGAGGTGAGTCGAGGTGTTTTAAGGGAAGCCACCAAGGTTCTGGTTAAAAAGGGATTGATTCGGCTGAAACCGAAAATTGGTACACAGATTCAGCCTAAAAGGGAATGGAATCTATTTGATCCGGATGTACTGATATGGGAATTTGAGGCAGGCAATAAGATGAAATTCCTGGAAAACATCATTGAAGTGCGGCGGATTATCGAATCAGAGGCTGCAAAGATTGCGGCAGCACGTGGAAGCAAACAGGATATTTCACTTATCAGGTCTAACTATGACAAGATGGCCCGCTTTTTAGACGATAAAGATGGTTATTCCTATGAGGAATACAGCAAGCTGGATATCGAGTTCCACACATCCATTTTAGAAGCCTGTCGCAATGAGCTCTTTTCGCAAATTGGCTACACCATACGGCAGGCATTGTTGGCGGCGCGTCAAAGTGACAGAAAAGATGTCCAAGCCCAGAAAGAAGCACTGTCGCTGCATTTCGATATTGTGAATGCAATTGAAAACCATCAACCTGAGGAGGCTTACAGGGCAACCCAGGCACTTATTTATGAAATATGGGGAGAAATGAAGGACAGAATATCCAGTTGAGAGTCAGGTGAACTTAAACGCACATTGAACCGGTGAAGACACATTTTCCTCCAACAATCCATTTTTTTAATCTTGTCAATTATTACGATTCTTGTTATTAAATCTTTTTAATGGACTTACAAAAAGTCTGATTTTTCCTGCCTCAATTATATCAACGTAGAAATGTTTCCGGAGGTTAGTAAATGGAACAAACAAGGGCTCTGGTTTTAAAATGTCTCGATGATTATGAGGATGATGACAGACTGATAAAAGAACTAAATCAAATTATTGAGAAAAAAGGAAAAACCGCATGTTCGGTAATCTTTCATGTGTTAACCAACCTTGAGATAAAGAGTGGAGAAGCCAGGGAATTTTGGACTGAAATTATCACGCATTATAAAGAACTGGTTTCGATTTTAGGTCGTAAAGTAAGCCTGAGAACAGTGCTTTGTGATTATTTTTGTTCAATCCACAGATCATTAAAAAATCCTAAAGTTGTTGAGATTCAACTTTTTGAAAAAACAGTCAAAGCTTCCACCTATGACAACCTTACCGGTCTTTACAACAGGCAATCATTTGACGAAACCCTTGAGCGTGAGATAAACCGCGCAAAACGTCATGCAAAGGAACTATCCATCTTATTTCTCGATCTGGATGACTTTAAGGAAGTGAACGATTCTTTTGGACATCAAGCCGGTGACGAGGTTTTAAAACAGGTCGCTAAAATCGTATTAAAGGAAAAAAGGTCTGAAGATTTAGCCGCCAGATATGGAGGCGAGGAAATAGTGATTATCATGCCTGAAACAGGCAAGGTTAACTCTCTTGTGTTAGCAGAAAGGATCCGCCAGAGAGTTGAAGAAATGAGTTTCGATTTCAATGGGCACTCTGTCAGGCTAACCATAAGCGGAGGACTTGCGTCATTTCCGGAAAATGCCACTGATGCAAAAACCTTGTTGAAATGTGCGGACAATGCACTTTATAGAGCCAAGGGCTCAGGAAAAAACGGTATTTCCTTTTTTTCCCAGGATAAACGGCGTTATATGCGTATTGAGATTGACCGCGAAGTTAAGGTCAGAGAGCTTGGGTTTGAAGATACGCAAACCCAAACAGGAAAAGGGAAAAATATCTGCTTTGGGGGGATTCTTTTTGAGAATGAATATGCACTTCCCATTGGAACTAAAATACAACTCCATATTCCTCACAACCATAATAAGCCTTTGTTTATTATCGGAACGGTTGTTCGGGTGGAGGCTTTTGGCTCGGAGCAATATGATATAGGGGTGGCGATATCATTCATAGAAATGGATAAAACCATTAAAAATGAGATTTCCCGATGGCTTCAGATCCAAAGAAACAGCTCACCGGAAAGTAATGATGAACTGGTAAAAAGCATCACCGATGGCTAAGTAGCAAGTTCCATAACCAAGGCATAGTGGTTTTTCAAGGACGAGACAATACAGGTAGTACGCCGAGTGATTGAAAACTGCTGCAACGCAGTAGATGGGACTTTTACCGCGCCATTAATTAATGAATCAGGGAGAGTATTATGACCATAAAAAAAGAACTGTTAGATATTCTGGCTTGTCCGAAGTGTAAGGGAGATATTTATTTGAATGATGCGCAAGACGGGCTTATTTGTGATCATTGCAAGCTGTTGTACGAAATAAAAGATGATATTCCGATTATGCTGATTGATGAAGCAAAGCCCCTTGAACAATGAGTCTTCCTAAAGCGCCGAAACCGGCAAAACTGGTTATAGGTCTTTTCATGAAAGAAAAGCACCTTATGGAAAAAATAGTTGTTGAATTGATCAACGCATTCGGTTCTATCGACATTGTTAGTTCATGGTTTCCATTTGATTATACCGATTATTATGAACCTGAAATGAGCGCTCCTTTGTATAGAAGGATGCTGGCCTTTAAAGAGTTGGTCCGGCAAAGTGAACTTGCCGATATAAAGATTTTAACCAATGAGATCGAATCAAATTATTCCCCCCAAGAAAAACGTTTGGTAAATATTGATCCGGGATATTTGCTTAAGGAACGGTTTGTTCTTGCCACAGGAAAAAACTTTGCCCACAGGATTTATATTGGCAACAAAATATATGCTGATTTGACATTGATTTATACAAAAGGTGAGTTTAAAAAGCTGCCGTGGACATACCCGGATTATTCCGCTAAAAATATGCAATCATTTCTCAGCCAGGTACGAAAAAAATATGTGGTTGATTTAAACAAGATGGACTGATGAAAAGCCATTTTTCACCACTGTGACAGCAAACAATGCATGGAAAAACCAGGGCCATTAATTGCTTGAGTTTCCCACCGCTTATCTATAGCAGAGCCTGAACTCATAAAGGGTTGATTGCTGTAAAAGAGGTGCAAATAGAGCCACCAAAGGAAAACCTCATTTATTAACGAGAAAAAAATGATAAAAAGCATGACCGCATTTTCCCAAGCGGAAACGACTACAGATAATTTTACCACCATCATCGAAATACGTTCATATAACAGCAGATATCTTGATATTGCGCTGCGGGTTTCTCGTGGATACCATCTTTTAGAGGATAGAATAAAGGGTATGATATCCGCAAAGGTGAATCGAGGGCGAATTGAAATCAATGTCCAGATTAAAGACCATTTAGATGAAACACTTGCATATGATATCAATACGGAAAGGGCAAAGGCATACCATGAAGTCCTGATGAAACTGAAAGACTTATGCAACATTAAAACTGAAGTTTCTTTAGAACTTTTGGCAGCCGAAAGTGGAGTTATCGTACAGGAAGAACTGGAAAAGGATGTTGATGCCTGTTGGGTGGTGGTGAAAGAATGTCTTGCCGAAGCCATTGAAGACTTAAACAACATGCGCAGCAGGGAAGGGAAATTCATTGCCGCAGATATCAGCAAACGACTCGACTATATTGAAAAAAGCCTAACTCAAATTAACGATAGTTCCGGTGATCTTTTGATTTATTACCAGAAGCGGCTTAAAGAACGAATTGCTTCTTTAACAAAAGGCTTAGTGGACATAGAGCCAGGACGGATTGCCCAGGAGGCTGCCATTTTGGCTGACAGAAGTGATATTGCTGAAGAAATTGTCAGGGCAGAAAGCCATATAAAGCAATTTCGCCATATTACCCGTTCAAAGGAATCTTCAGGCCGGA belongs to Thermodesulfobacteriota bacterium and includes:
- the argF gene encoding ornithine carbamoyltransferase, producing MLSNFKQKSFLKLLDFSPEEIHFLLKLAEDLKKAKYAGTEQKRLKRKNIALIFEKTSTRTRCAFETAAYDQGAHVTYLGPTGSQMGHKESMRDTARVLGRMYHGIEYRGFAQNKIEELAQYSGVPVWNGLTNEFHPTQVLADLLTIIEHTDKTLNEVSFAYLGDARNNMGNSLMIGAAKMGIDFRSISPEKLKTEMSIVKQAKKISTVTGAKIRITDDVEKGVKGCDFICTDVWVSMGEPENAWVQRIELLKPYQVSQSVMEMTGNNDVKFLHCLPAFHNRETLIGEKIYQKFGLEAMEVTDDVFESKASLVFDEAENRIHTAKAVMVATLGS
- a CDS encoding cyclic 2,3-diphosphoglycerate synthase, coding for MVENVIIMGAAGRDFHNFNVYFRDNKRYKVICFTATQIPNIDDRRYPAELAGELYPKGIPIYSDEKLADLIRENKVDLVAFSYSDVKHIEVMHKASIVTAAGADFLIIGAAYTMLKSKKTVISVCAIRTGCGKSQTSRKVVKILQKMGKKVVSIRHPMPYGDLTKQIVQRFATYEDFEKHKCTIEEREEYEPVVGMGAVIYAGIDYGKILKQAEQEADVIVWDGGNNDTPFYKPDISIVVFDPHRAGHETTYHPGETNMLMADIAIINKVDSAKIENVEKVKQTIKTNNPRARIILADSKVIAEDADMITGKRVLVVEDGPTLTHGEMSYGAGVIAARRFGAAELVDPRPYLSSTIKETFEKYPNIGPLLPAMGYSPQQMKDLETTINNTECDLVLSATPIDLLKLLSIEKPTMRIRYEYKDNSNPTLEDLLKELMVLKNE
- the arcC gene encoding carbamate kinase, which translates into the protein MNKQSPNKPILLVALGGNALIQKGQEGTIEQQFANLKVPIRQIAKLSTDYKIIITHGNGPQVGNLMLQQDYCDAVPKLPLEILVAQTEGQIGYMIESTLDEELMKLGIDFKPLVSLITYVVVDKNDPAFKKPTKPIGPGLSKKEAARIQYPVTKTSKGYRRVVASPRPITIIEKREIQKLIDMDFIVICCGGGGIPVIRKGRAFNGVDAVIDKDLASARLAEEVGADIFLMATDVEGAMLNFGCKNQKMLRLMSVKETIRYTKEGHFPDGSMLPKVEAAMQFVANQKKKAVITSIKKIEASVNGKAGTEFIL
- a CDS encoding FadR/GntR family transcriptional regulator; translated protein: MINKNMRYKLYEFVAEDLGLKIIKGDYKPGDTLPNEELLSREFEVSRGVLREATKVLVKKGLIRLKPKIGTQIQPKREWNLFDPDVLIWEFEAGNKMKFLENIIEVRRIIESEAAKIAAARGSKQDISLIRSNYDKMARFLDDKDGYSYEEYSKLDIEFHTSILEACRNELFSQIGYTIRQALLAARQSDRKDVQAQKEALSLHFDIVNAIENHQPEEAYRATQALIYEIWGEMKDRISS
- a CDS encoding GGDEF domain-containing protein → MEQTRALVLKCLDDYEDDDRLIKELNQIIEKKGKTACSVIFHVLTNLEIKSGEAREFWTEIITHYKELVSILGRKVSLRTVLCDYFCSIHRSLKNPKVVEIQLFEKTVKASTYDNLTGLYNRQSFDETLEREINRAKRHAKELSILFLDLDDFKEVNDSFGHQAGDEVLKQVAKIVLKEKRSEDLAARYGGEEIVIIMPETGKVNSLVLAERIRQRVEEMSFDFNGHSVRLTISGGLASFPENATDAKTLLKCADNALYRAKGSGKNGISFFSQDKRRYMRIEIDREVKVRELGFEDTQTQTGKGKNICFGGILFENEYALPIGTKIQLHIPHNHNKPLFIIGTVVRVEAFGSEQYDIGVAISFIEMDKTIKNEISRWLQIQRNSSPESNDELVKSITDG
- a CDS encoding Trm112 family protein, with translation MTIKKELLDILACPKCKGDIYLNDAQDGLICDHCKLLYEIKDDIPIMLIDEAKPLEQ
- a CDS encoding DUF4416 family protein, translated to MSLPKAPKPAKLVIGLFMKEKHLMEKIVVELINAFGSIDIVSSWFPFDYTDYYEPEMSAPLYRRMLAFKELVRQSELADIKILTNEIESNYSPQEKRLVNIDPGYLLKERFVLATGKNFAHRIYIGNKIYADLTLIYTKGEFKKLPWTYPDYSAKNMQSFLSQVRKKYVVDLNKMD
- a CDS encoding YicC/YloC family endoribonuclease, encoding MIKSMTAFSQAETTTDNFTTIIEIRSYNSRYLDIALRVSRGYHLLEDRIKGMISAKVNRGRIEINVQIKDHLDETLAYDINTERAKAYHEVLMKLKDLCNIKTEVSLELLAAESGVIVQEELEKDVDACWVVVKECLAEAIEDLNNMRSREGKFIAADISKRLDYIEKSLTQINDSSGDLLIYYQKRLKERIASLTKGLVDIEPGRIAQEAAILADRSDIAEEIVRAESHIKQFRHITRSKESSGRKLNFLLQELNREFNTMGSKTEKAEISHIVVEVKSELEKIREQVQNVE